AGTACCGCGTCTACACCCGAGACGACTGACTCCCGCTTCGACCCACAACTACCCATGCGCACGGTCCGCGACGACGACGGCACGCTGTACGTTCTCCTGAAGGAAAGCAGCGACAGCAGTCTCGTCCGCGACCCCGCGACCGGCGACACCGAACACCGCCCGAACGACGACCTCGAACCCGCGGGCGGCGAATCACCGCTCGGCGCGCTCGCCACCGCCGTCCCCGAGGCGGTGCGTACCGTCCTGGGAGCGTGCCACGACGACTGGCATCTCGGCGTCCTCGTCGACCTCGCGGACCGCGGGCCGCTGGCCGCCCGCGAGATGCTCGGGAGTTACGACGCCTGCGAGAGCGACTTCCTCGGCGCGCTCACCGAACTGCGGGCGGCGGGCCTCGTCGCGGAGACGACGGTCGGTGGCGAGCGCGGCTACGAACTCACCGAGACCGGCGAGCGGGGAATCCACAGACTCCGCGACTGAATCAGTCCGCTAGCAGTTCCGACTCGTCGCGCACCACGCGCGACCGGTTCGACGTGGCGTCTTTCATCACGCGAACCACGTCGTCGGCGGCGTCCACGAGTTCGTCGTCGTGGCTCACCACGACGATTTGCTCGACGCCCATCCGGCGCATCGACTCCACCAGTTCCACCAACTGGGAGACGTGCCCAGAGTCGAGGAACACGGTCGGCTCGTCGAGGATGAGCGGCGGGAGTGGCGCCTCGCCGTCGATGCCCTCTGCGAGCAGGCGGTAGATTGCACACCGCAGGCTGAGGTTGAACAGCGCGCGCTCACCGCCCGAGAGTTGCTCGGGTTCCAGCGGTTCGCCGTCCTTCTGGTAGACGGTGAGCTCGTACTCGCCCGAAAGTTCGATGCGCGCGTAGGAGTCGTTCTGGTAGACCAACTCGAAGGTCTCGTTCAGGAGGCGTTCGAGTTTCGTCACGTTCTGCTGGCGGAGCTCCGCGCGCAGGTCGCCGTACATCGCCTCCAACTCGGAGACTTCGCCGTGAATCTCGTCCAGTTCCTCGAAGCGCGCGGCGACGCGCTCGCGCTGGTCTCGCAGGGCCTCCAATTCCTCGATTGCGTTCTCGGCGGCGCCGACCTTCGCCTGCAGTTCGTCGCGCTCCTCGCGCAGCGATTCGAGTTTCGGTTCGACCTGTTCGAGGTAGTCCGCGGCGCGCTCCTTGTCCGCCTCGGCCTGCTCGATGCGGTCCTCGTCGAAGTCGGCTTCGAGTGACTGCTTGCGCTCCCGCAGGTCCGAGAGTCGGTCGCGGCGCTCCTCGTTTTGCTCGGCGAGCGACGCGCGCTTCTCGGCGAGTCGCTCGACCTCCTCGCGGTGGTCGGCCACCTCGTCGAGCACGTCCGCGAGGTCGCCGAGTCGCTCGACGCGCTCCTTCAGGTCCTCGGCCCGCGTGTTCAGGTCCGCGAGTTCCCCGCGTTTCGCCTCGGCCTCCTCGCGTTTCGCCTCGGCTTCGTTCCGGGCGTCCTCGGCCTCGGCTTCCAGTTCGTGCGCTTCCTCGCGCTTCGCGTCGGCCTGCTCGCGGGCCTCCGCGGCCGCCTCGGCCTGCTCGTCGCGCTTCTCGACGGCGAGTTCGCGGTCGCGTTCGAGGTCCGCGACCTCGCGTTCGCGCTCCACGAGCGCTTCGGCGCGCTCCACGCGCTCGGTCGCGTCCGAGCGGTCGTCCTCCGCGTCGGCGAGTTCGCTCTTCAGGTCGTCGACGCGCTCCCGGTACTCCTCGACGCCGTCGACGTGGGGCGACCCGTCGACCGGCTGCCCGCACTCCGGGCACTTGCCTGCGTCCAGCAGTTCCTCGGCCTCCGCGACGCGGTCCCTCGCCGACTGCAGGTCGGCGGCAATCTCCTCGCGTTCCTCGCGAAGGTCCTCGCGCGCTTCTTTCGCGTCGGCGAGGAACGATTCGGCGTCGCCGAACTCGACGGGCGCGTCCCCGAAGTCGGCCTTCGCGGCCTCGATTTCCTCGTCCAGTTCCGCGATGCGCTCGACAGCGGTCTCGCGCTCGCTCTCGGCGTCCTCGGCCTCGCTGGTGAGGGCGTCGGCGTCCTCGCGGAGCGACTCGGCGCGTTCTTCGAGGTCGGCGGCGCGCTCGTCAGCGTTGTCGGCCTCCGTCTTGAGTTTCGACACCTCGGGCGCCACCTCGGAGATGTCGGCCTGAACCTGCTCGCGCTCCTCGGCGAGTTCCCCGCGTCGCGCGTCGACCGCCCCCGGGTCGGCGTCGTCGAGGTCGGTCTCCGCGAGCAGGTCGTCGGCCTCGTCCGCGAGTTCGTCGGCGCGCTCGCGGTGCTCGGTCGCCTCGTCGCCGAGGTCGTCGCGCTCGCTCTCGGTCTCCGCGATCGACTCCCGGACGTCGGCGATTTTCTCGGTCACGTCGGCGAGTTCCTCGCGTTTCTCCTCGTAGCGCTCCAGCACGTCCTCGGCGTCGTTCAGCGTCTCGCGGGCGCTGTCGCGTTGCTCCTCGTAGTTCTCGATTTGGTCGGTTCGGTCGGCGAGTTCGGATTCGAGCGCGGCGAGCGCCTCGTGGGGGTCCTCGGCCTCCTTGGCCTCGATTTGCTCGTCCAGTTGGTCGAGTTTCCCCGCGACGTTGCTTTTCACGTCCTCGACGCCGAGGCGGGCGTCCCCGGCGCGCTGGCGGTAGTCCTCCAGTTTCCCCAACTGGAGCAGGTCGTCGAGCATGTCCTGGCGCGTGCTCGGAGAGGCGTTGATGAGTTTGTTCACTTCGCCCTGCCGGACGTACGCGCAGTTCACGAACGCCTCGGCGTCCATCCGCAGGAGGTCGGCGACGTGGGCTTCCACGTCCTGTACGCCGTCGATGCTCCCCGAGGGAGTCTCCAGCGTGCAGTCGGGCGTGGACGCGCGCTCGCCGGTGTTCCGGACGCGCCGGTGGACGTGGTACTCGCCGCCCGCGTGCTCGAACCAGAGGTCGATTTCGGCCTCCTCGGCGCCGATGGTGACGATTTCGTCGAGGTTCTTGTCGAGCGCCGTCGCGCCGTACAGCGCGAAGAAACACGCCTCCAGCAGACTCGACTTTCCGCTCCCGTTGAGGCCGTGGATGACGGTGACGCCGGGGTCGAGGGGCACGTCAGCGTCCTCGTAGCACTTGAAGTTCCGGAGGGAGACGCGCGTGAACCTCATCGGAACTCCTCCATGGTGGCGGTTCGGGCGCCGTCGTCCGTCTCGTCGTCCGCCTCGGTTTCGATGTCGTCCTCGCCGTCAGCGTCGCCGTCCTCCAGCACGTCCTCGACGCGCTGTTTCACGCGCTCCCGGACGTTCGAGTCCGCGAGGTCGAGGTCCCGCACCGTCTCGTCGATGTCGAGACTCGCCTCCCCGAGTCCCATGTCGCGGACGCGCTCACGGACGGCGTCGTCGGGGTCGGCGAAGGACACCTCCACCTCGGTGTCAGTCTCCACTTCGCGGCGGTCGTTGACCCGGGTGAGGAGCGCGCCCTGCTCGTCGCCGAAGCGCTCCACGTCGGCGGGCGTGACGTTCTCGCCGTCGCCCTCCACCGTGACGACGACCACGGCGTCCGCCACGTCGCGCTCTCGAACGCGCTCGCGGACGTACGCGGTGCCGTCTTCCGGCCCGAGTTCGACGTCCACGAACACGAACTCGCGGGTGTCCAGTCCCTTCCGCGAGATGCCGACGTCCTCGGCGAACTCCACGATGTTGTAGCCGCGGGGGTCGCGCTCGCTGGCGCTCGCGCGTTCGGTCGACCCGCAGTACGTCACCCACGTGTCCTCGATTCGCTTCTGGCCGGCGGCGTGGTTGTCGCCGAGCAGGACGGCGTCGAAGTCGACGTTCGACTCGCGGAGCACCTCGTCGAGGTCCCAGTTGGCGTGCGCGAACGGCGTGAACAGGCCGTGGGAGACGAGCGCGGCGTGTTCGGCGTCGCGGGCCTCGAACTGGTAGTCGAGGTCCGGGCGCTTGGACTCGGGGACGTAGTCGAGGCCGTAGAAGACGGTGTCGCCGACTTCCCGCCCGGAACTGTCGAGGCGTTCGGCGAGCCCGAGCGTCTCGAAGAGGTCGAGCCACTGGGCGTCCCGCGTGCCCTCGTGGTTCCCGACGATGGCGAGGAAGGGGATGTCGGCGTCCCGTAGCGGTCGCAGGACGGAGATGGTACCGAGGATGTCCCGGAGGCCGGGGCGGCGGTCGTGGTAGAGGTCGCCGGCGTGGACGACCGCGTCCACGTCCTCGTCGACGGCGTCGTCGACGACGCTGCGGAAGGCGTCGAGGAAGTCCTCGCGCCGCTCGGGGGAGTGGTACTGGCGGTACCCGAGGTGGGTGTCCCCCGTGTGGATGACGCGTGCCATTTGCTGTGAGAGTGTAGCGCTACGCCGGATAAAGGTTCGGCGCTTGTCGGGTGGAGGACCAGACGGGCGGCGGGATGGGACAGTCTGGTTGGGGTCGCGGAGGGCGTCGAGCGGTCAGGCGAGCGTGTAGAGGCGCTTGCGGGCGTCCGAGAACGAGAACCGGGACTCGACGACGTTGCGCTCCTCGAGTCGGGTGAGCGCGTACCGGACGGTGCGGGCGGGCAGCAGCGTCTCCTCGGCGAGTTCGCTCTGCGTGAGGGTGTCGTTGTACTCCAGTACCTTCGCGACGAGTTTCGCGCTGGGCGGCAGGTCCTCCAGCGCTTCGACCGTGTCGGCGTCGATTGCGGTGGCGCTCATACACACTCGTTCTGGATGCACTTAGATAATGGTTTCGCTATTGAAAATGCACACTAGTAATTCACGGGGTGCCGGGTGCGACCACCCGAAGCCTCTTATGAACCAGCGCCTTACCGACTCGTGATGACCGAGACCGTTGAGGACGTCGAGCTTCCATACGACGAGAGCGCCTCCCAGCAGGAGAAAATCGAGGCGCTCGAGGACCGGCTCTCCTCGCTCGAAGACGAGAACGAGGAGATGCGGGACCGCCTGCTCGACGCCAACGCGGAGAACAACAAGTACCAGCAGAAACTCGAACGCCTCTCCCACGAGAACAAGAAACTCAAGCAGTCGCCGCTGTTCGTCGCCACCGTCCAGGAACTCAACGACGAGGGCGCCGTCATCAAACAGCACGGCAACAACCAGGAGGCGCTCACCGAGGTCACCGACGAACTCCGCGAGGACCTCGAACCCGGCGCTCGCGTCGCCGTCAACAACTCACTCTCTATCGTTCGCCGACTCGACGACGAGGCCGACGTCCGCGCTCGCGTGATGGAAGTCGAGGAGTCCCCCGACGTCGGCTACGAGGACGTCGGCGGCCTCGACGACCAACTCCGCGAGGTGCGCGAGACGGTCGAGCTCCCGATGAAGGACCCCGAACTGTTCGAGACCGTCGGCATCGACCCGCCGAGCGGCGTGTTGCTCCACGGGCCGCCGGGCACCGGGAAGACGCTGATGGCGAAGGCGGTCGCGAACCAGACCGACGCCACCTTCATCAAGATGGCCGGCTCCGAACTCGTCCACAAGTTCATCGGCGAGGGCGCGAAACTCGTCCGGGACCTGTTCCAGGTCGCCCGCGACCACGAGCCCGCCGTCGTCTTCATCGACGAAATCGACGCCATCGCGTCCAAGCGCACGGACTCGAAGACGTCGGGTGACGCCGAGGTTCAGCGCACGATGATGCAGTTGCTCTCGGAGATGGACGGCTTCGACGAGCGCGGCGAGATTCGCATCATCGCGGCCACCAACCGCTTCGACATGCTCGACCGCGCCATCCTCCGGCCGGGCCGCTTCGACCGCCTCATCGAGGTCCCGAACCCGGACGTCACCGGCCGCGAGAAGATTTTCCGCATCCACACGCGCAGCATGAACGTCGCCGACGACGTGGACTACGCGAAACTGGCCGCGGACACGGACGACCTCTCCGGCGCGGACGTGAAGGCAATCTGTACGGAAGCCGGGATGTTCGCCATCCGCGACGACCGCGAGCAGATCACGATGCAGGACTTCGAGAACGCCCGCGAGAAACTCGAACAGGACGCCGACGCGGCGTCTGCGGAGCCGTCCCGGACGTTCGCCTAAGCGAGCGCCTCGGCCACTTTCTCCACCGGGTGGACCGCCCGGAATCCGTCCTCGCGGTCTCGGAGTTGCGTCCGACAGGACGTCCCCGAGGCGACCACGCTGTCGCCGCTTGATGTGCCGATTTTCTCGAACAGTCGGTCACCGATTGCCTGCGAGAGCGCGTAGTGTTCGCGCTCGTAGCCGAAACTCCCGGCCATCCCGCAGCACGTCGCGTCCACGGGGTCGACGTCGTAGCCGGCGCGGCGCAACACGCCGACCGCGTGGTGGTCGGTGCCGAGCGCGGTCTGATTGCAGTGGCCGTGGTGGGTCAGCGACTCGTCCACGTCGCCGAAGTCGAGGCGTTCGTCCGCGCGCTCGCGGTCGAGGTACTCCGTGATTCCCCGGGCGGCCTCCGAGACGAGGGCCACGTCCGGGCCGTCGAGCAGGTCGCGGTACTCGTCGCGGACGACCGAGGCGTCGGCCGGCTCCACGAACACGGGCGTCCAGCCGTCGCGGACGTGGGGCGCGAGCGCGTCCACGGTCGCGGCGGCGCGGTCGCGGGCGCGGTCGAGGAACCCCAGCGAGTACGCGGGCCGGCCCGTGGGTCGGGCGTCCGCAATTTCGACGCGCACGCCGGCGGCTTCGAGGACCTCGACTGCCGCCTTCCCCGGGGCGGGGTCGGTGAACTCCGTGAACGTGTCGGGAACGAGGACGACGCGGTCGGCGGGGTCGTCCGGGACGCTCGGCTCCCGCGCTTCGGCCCAGTCGGTGAACGTCGTGCGACGGAACGTCGGGAGGTCGCGTTCGGGCGCGACGCCGAGCGTTCGGGCGGCGAGCCAGCGTGCGCCCGGCACCTCGGGGAGCCAGTTCGAGACCGGTGCGAGCCGGCTCCCCCACGCCGACAGCCGGTGGACGTCCGCGAACAGGCGGTCGCGGAGAGGCGCGCCCTCGCGCTCGTGGTACTGGTGTTTCACCTCGGACTTGAGTTTCGCCAGGTCGACGCCGGTCGGGCAGTCGCTCGCACAGCCCTTGCACCCCACGCAGAGGTCGAGTACCTCGGACTGGAAGCGCTCGGTGTACAGTTCGTTCTCGGGGAGGTCGCCGGCGATGGCGGCCCGCAGGAGGTTCGCGCGCCCCCGAGTGGTCTCGATTTCGTCGCGGGTCGCGCGGTAGGTCGGACACATCACGTCGGAGTCGGTCTGCCGGCAGGTGCCACAGCCGTTGCAGAGTTCGACGAGGTGCGCGAAGCCGCCGTCGTCGGCGAAGTCGAGTTCGGTCTGGGGTTCGACCGTCTCGTAGGCCGCGCCGTACCGGAGGAACTCGCGCACGTCGGCGGGTTCGCCCTCGCGGAGGTCGCTCGGGTCGGCCACGTCGCCCTCGTCGCGGTAGACGACCTTCCCCGGATTCAGCCGCCAGTCCGGGTCGAACG
The nucleotide sequence above comes from Halobacterium litoreum. Encoded proteins:
- a CDS encoding DUF7346 family protein codes for the protein MRTVRDDDGTLYVLLKESSDSSLVRDPATGDTEHRPNDDLEPAGGESPLGALATAVPEAVRTVLGACHDDWHLGVLVDLADRGPLAAREMLGSYDACESDFLGALTELRAAGLVAETTVGGERGYELTETGERGIHRLRD
- the rad50 gene encoding DNA double-strand break repair ATPase Rad50, whose translation is MRFTRVSLRNFKCYEDADVPLDPGVTVIHGLNGSGKSSLLEACFFALYGATALDKNLDEIVTIGAEEAEIDLWFEHAGGEYHVHRRVRNTGERASTPDCTLETPSGSIDGVQDVEAHVADLLRMDAEAFVNCAYVRQGEVNKLINASPSTRQDMLDDLLQLGKLEDYRQRAGDARLGVEDVKSNVAGKLDQLDEQIEAKEAEDPHEALAALESELADRTDQIENYEEQRDSARETLNDAEDVLERYEEKREELADVTEKIADVRESIAETESERDDLGDEATEHRERADELADEADDLLAETDLDDADPGAVDARRGELAEEREQVQADISEVAPEVSKLKTEADNADERAADLEERAESLREDADALTSEAEDAESERETAVERIAELDEEIEAAKADFGDAPVEFGDAESFLADAKEAREDLREEREEIAADLQSARDRVAEAEELLDAGKCPECGQPVDGSPHVDGVEEYRERVDDLKSELADAEDDRSDATERVERAEALVEREREVADLERDRELAVEKRDEQAEAAAEAREQADAKREEAHELEAEAEDARNEAEAKREEAEAKRGELADLNTRAEDLKERVERLGDLADVLDEVADHREEVERLAEKRASLAEQNEERRDRLSDLRERKQSLEADFDEDRIEQAEADKERAADYLEQVEPKLESLREERDELQAKVGAAENAIEELEALRDQRERVAARFEELDEIHGEVSELEAMYGDLRAELRQQNVTKLERLLNETFELVYQNDSYARIELSGEYELTVYQKDGEPLEPEQLSGGERALFNLSLRCAIYRLLAEGIDGEAPLPPLILDEPTVFLDSGHVSQLVELVESMRRMGVEQIVVVSHDDELVDAADDVVRVMKDATSNRSRVVRDESELLAD
- the mre11 gene encoding DNA double-strand break repair protein Mre11: MARVIHTGDTHLGYRQYHSPERREDFLDAFRSVVDDAVDEDVDAVVHAGDLYHDRRPGLRDILGTISVLRPLRDADIPFLAIVGNHEGTRDAQWLDLFETLGLAERLDSSGREVGDTVFYGLDYVPESKRPDLDYQFEARDAEHAALVSHGLFTPFAHANWDLDEVLRESNVDFDAVLLGDNHAAGQKRIEDTWVTYCGSTERASASERDPRGYNIVEFAEDVGISRKGLDTREFVFVDVELGPEDGTAYVRERVRERDVADAVVVVTVEGDGENVTPADVERFGDEQGALLTRVNDRREVETDTEVEVSFADPDDAVRERVRDMGLGEASLDIDETVRDLDLADSNVRERVKQRVEDVLEDGDADGEDDIETEADDETDDGARTATMEEFR
- a CDS encoding MarR family transcriptional regulator is translated as MSATAIDADTVEALEDLPPSAKLVAKVLEYNDTLTQSELAEETLLPARTVRYALTRLEERNVVESRFSFSDARKRLYTLA
- the pan1 gene encoding proteasome-activating nucleotidase Pan1; the protein is MTETVEDVELPYDESASQQEKIEALEDRLSSLEDENEEMRDRLLDANAENNKYQQKLERLSHENKKLKQSPLFVATVQELNDEGAVIKQHGNNQEALTEVTDELREDLEPGARVAVNNSLSIVRRLDDEADVRARVMEVEESPDVGYEDVGGLDDQLREVRETVELPMKDPELFETVGIDPPSGVLLHGPPGTGKTLMAKAVANQTDATFIKMAGSELVHKFIGEGAKLVRDLFQVARDHEPAVVFIDEIDAIASKRTDSKTSGDAEVQRTMMQLLSEMDGFDERGEIRIIAATNRFDMLDRAILRPGRFDRLIEVPNPDVTGREKIFRIHTRSMNVADDVDYAKLAADTDDLSGADVKAICTEAGMFAIRDDREQITMQDFENAREKLEQDADAASAEPSRTFA